GCAGGACAATACGGTGCTAATTCCTGCAGAGCGATGTTTTGCTCTGAAAGATGAGAAGGGTTTGCTTACGGCGACGTAAACAAAGCCTTCTTTTCAGAGGAAAAGGGGGCTTTTTTCATGCCCTCGTTCAACATGGGAGGGGAGAGAGAAAGATGCATGTAGAAACCAAACTGGTTCAAGCGGGAGTGGGACGCGACGGGACGACCGGCGCAGTCAGCTTTCCCGTCTATTACGCGACGGCCTATCGTCACCCGTCTTTGGGGCAGAGTACAGGATATGACTATGCACGAACGGCCAATCCGACGCGAACGGTCGTAGAGGAAGCCATCGCCGAAGCGGAGAGCGGCGACGCGGGCTTTGCCTGTGCATCGGGCATGGCCGCCATTCACACCGTGATGGGCTTGTTTTCCAAAGGAGATCACCTGATCGTGTCGCTTGACTTGTACGGGGGCACGTATCGTCTGTTCGAGCAGGTCCTGACCCGTTACGGCCTGCAGTTCAGCTACGTGGACCTGCGCGATCTGCGAGCGCTGGAGGATGCCGTGCGGCCGGAGACAAAAGCGGTGTTTATCGAAACGCCGACCAACCCGTTGATGCAGATTACCGACATCCGGGCTGTCTCGGTCATCGCAAAGAAATACGGGCTGCTCACACTGGTCGACAATACGTTTATGACACCCTACTGTCAGCGGCCATTGGAGTTGGGGGCCGATCTGGTGCTGCACAGCGCCACCAAGTATCTCGGCGGGCATAATGACGTGCTGGCGGGCCTGATTGTGACAAAGGGAGCGGAGTTGTCTGAAAAGGTTCGGTTTTTGCACAATTCCATCGGCGCCGTCCTCGGTCCGCAGGACAGCTGGCTGCTCCTCAGAGGGATGAAAACCCTCGCCCTGCGCATGGAGCGGCATCAGAGCAATGCTCTGGCGATCGCGGAAAAACTGCGGGAGCACCCCGCCGTGGCAGAGGTCTTTTATCCGGGGCTGACCGACCATCCGGGCTATGAGATTCAGAGCGGGCAGGCGAGCGGCTACAGCGGCATGGTATCATTCCGGGTGCGCTCTGCCGCACAGGTGGCTCCTTTCCTGGAGCACCTGCGGATCGTCTCCTTTGCCGAGAGTCTGGGAGGCGTAGAGTCGCTGTGCACCTACCCGGCCACCCAGACCCATGCCGATATCCCGCAGGAGATTCGCGAGTACGTGGGCGTATGCGATCGGCTGCTGCGGCTGTCGGTCGGGATCGAGCATCCCGAAGATTTAATCGCGGATATCAGCCAGGCGCTCGACGCCACCCTGAGCCTGATCGCAGGGGAGTGTACCCGATGAAATTTGCAACCAAGCTGCTGCACGGAACCTCTTGTTTCGATCCTGTCACCGGGGCGGCCTCGACGCCCATCTATCAGGCCTCTACCTTTCACCAGGCCGATTTGGACCGGCCGGGAGCCTATGATTATGCGCGATCGGGGAATCCCACCCGTCAGGCTCTGGAAGAAGCGATCGCGGTGCTGGAGGGGGGAGAGCGGGGATTTGCCTTCGCCTCCGGTATGGCGGCCATCTCCAGCGTCTTCATGCTCTTTTCGGCGGGCGACCACGTCATCGTGGCCGAAGATGTGTACGGAGGGACCTACCGTTTTCTGACCAAGGTGCTGTCCCGCATGAATATCGATGTCACCTTTGTCGATACCACTTACGTAGATCGAGTGGCGGAGGCGATCACGCCGCGGACGAAGGGCATTTACCTGGAGACACCCTCCAATCCGACTCTGAAAGTGACGGATATTGCTGCGGTATGCAGGCTGGCGAAAAAATTTGACCTGCTGGTCATCGTCGACAACACGTTTTTGACCCCCTATTACCAACGTCCGCTGGAGCTGGGCGCGGACATCGTCATCCACTCGGCCACCAAGTTTATCGGCGGGCACAGCGACGTGGTAGCCGGCCTGGCGGTGACGAAAGACAATGACCTGGGGGAACAGCTCTATTTTATCCAAAATGGCATGGGGGCCGTACTGGGAGCGCAGGATTCCTGGCTGGTGATGCGCGGTCTGAAATCGCTGAAAGCCCGCCTGGATGTCAGTACCCGGACGGCGGAACAGATCGCGGGCTGGCTGCGCCACCATCCGGCTGTGACCAAGGTGTATTACACGGGGCTTAAGGATCATCCGGGCCACGAGCTCCAGTCCTGTCAGGCGAGCGGGCACGGGGCTGTCCTCTCGTTCGATGTGGGCAGCCGGGAGCGGGCGAAGGCGCTGTTTGACCGGGTCACGCTGCCGATCGTGGCGGTTAGTCTGGGCGCCGTGGAGACGATTCTCTCCTATCCGGCTGGCATGTCCCACGCGGCGATGCCCAAGGCGGAGAGAGAGACGAGGGGCATCACCGAGGGGCTGATCCGGCTGTCGGCCGGGCTGGAGGATGCCGACGATCTGATTCGCGATCTGGAGCAAGCCCTGCAAGGTTTGGAACTTTACGTGCCGCAGGTGACACACGCATACGAAGACGGCAAAGAGGCATTCTCCGGGGTGTAACCGGGGAATGCCTCTTCGTTTCAGGGCCGATTGACAGGGATTTTTTGATTGCCCTCGGGCTTTGCCTTGCCGCTTTTATTGATGCGCTGTTCATTTTGCCGATTGGGCGTCTCTTCCCGCCGCTGCACATCACGGGGAGCTTGCGGGATGATGCGGCCGACGATGTCCGCCAGCTCTTCCGCAGCACCGGCGACGGGACGTCCATTGCGGAAATCGGCCGCCATTTCACGCAGGCGCTGCACGATATCCGGATCGG
This sequence is a window from Brevibacillus composti. Protein-coding genes within it:
- a CDS encoding aminotransferase class I/II-fold pyridoxal phosphate-dependent enzyme; the protein is MKFATKLLHGTSCFDPVTGAASTPIYQASTFHQADLDRPGAYDYARSGNPTRQALEEAIAVLEGGERGFAFASGMAAISSVFMLFSAGDHVIVAEDVYGGTYRFLTKVLSRMNIDVTFVDTTYVDRVAEAITPRTKGIYLETPSNPTLKVTDIAAVCRLAKKFDLLVIVDNTFLTPYYQRPLELGADIVIHSATKFIGGHSDVVAGLAVTKDNDLGEQLYFIQNGMGAVLGAQDSWLVMRGLKSLKARLDVSTRTAEQIAGWLRHHPAVTKVYYTGLKDHPGHELQSCQASGHGAVLSFDVGSRERAKALFDRVTLPIVAVSLGAVETILSYPAGMSHAAMPKAERETRGITEGLIRLSAGLEDADDLIRDLEQALQGLELYVPQVTHAYEDGKEAFSGV
- a CDS encoding aminotransferase class I/II-fold pyridoxal phosphate-dependent enzyme, coding for MHVETKLVQAGVGRDGTTGAVSFPVYYATAYRHPSLGQSTGYDYARTANPTRTVVEEAIAEAESGDAGFACASGMAAIHTVMGLFSKGDHLIVSLDLYGGTYRLFEQVLTRYGLQFSYVDLRDLRALEDAVRPETKAVFIETPTNPLMQITDIRAVSVIAKKYGLLTLVDNTFMTPYCQRPLELGADLVLHSATKYLGGHNDVLAGLIVTKGAELSEKVRFLHNSIGAVLGPQDSWLLLRGMKTLALRMERHQSNALAIAEKLREHPAVAEVFYPGLTDHPGYEIQSGQASGYSGMVSFRVRSAAQVAPFLEHLRIVSFAESLGGVESLCTYPATQTHADIPQEIREYVGVCDRLLRLSVGIEHPEDLIADISQALDATLSLIAGECTR